The Siniperca chuatsi isolate FFG_IHB_CAS linkage group LG12, ASM2008510v1, whole genome shotgun sequence genome has a segment encoding these proteins:
- the LOC122885108 gene encoding TBC1 domain family member 8 isoform X1: protein MWLNPEEVLLKNALKLWVTERSNDFFLLQRRRGHGEQTGRFTGLLVGALDTVLDSNARVTPFRILLQFPGCQISWVIASGAAIEEVNKHWDWLVHNLLHSLSVFENKEDVASFVKGKVKGLIAEEVRGRQAAQEEEPEKFREALLKFELHFGLPSSEKLVTYYSCCCWKGRVPRQGFLYLSINHMAFYSFLLGKEVKFVIPWAEVTRLERVSTGLMTEAIRVNTRQRQREFSMFLNLDEAFGVIGQLADIALRRLLDSEGLELDRVLQQPTRISKRILEEQALREYVLALFRLPRGERLHEVASCSIWTPHARCHTAGTLYTTDSYLCFSSREEGSCILLLPLSEVLSIEKAESTSLLPNPVIVSVRTKKAFQLIELQDRNELVESLNCRLRALQWKQSMFRSRKDSKRSVSSPTPYYTFYYDTGLPDEEEIEEQVLRNTVNSEALMTAFHQNQPGTNSNKSMEQEKERLWEDHFSEFGRGVHMFRTDKIQKLVAMGIPESLRGELWMTLSDASSELESHQGYYTSLVQKSMGQSNLATEEIERDLHRSLPDHPAFQNPTGIAALRRVLTAYAHRNPKIGYCQSMNILSSVLLLYAKEEEAFWLLVAVCERMLPDYFNRRVIGAQVDQSVFEELIRERLPELAEHVPDLSALSSVSLSWFLTLFLSVLPFHSAVCVVDCFFFHGIKAIFQLGLAALEANAPQLSSSTDDGQALMILTSFLDQVGSEESSCLPSSPPAAEETDIPAVGHTNITDLINESYEKFGDLTVRQIERLRCRHRILVLQAHEDITKENTTSISSLCVSVQLRLVTQDVSISPENLADVYDLFKTEHFISLYWGDSSSAAAAAEAAAWRYGDSGHSYIERQYRLDRPQFKSLYGLLAPWPGSSNQHADTMANRTFTLLDQDRDNLVTFREFAGWLDTLYCEELNEKIRLLYRLHIPPALTESEDDPSLIRSPLLSTNRPLYVNLPSGVDEVQDYQEQLKQMLQDLAKEKEKDVEKPLPLMNQREFIQFCKTLYSMFHGYPEENDLFQAIATVTSLVLQIGEAGHCGHTSGSEVTSQEEAKGAGQVTAEDAGSSAAEKEWTVSYAQILASLLTEQALVNFFEKPVDLSAKISEAREKQYHQRAGLLTLQQGTS, encoded by the exons GTCTCCTAGTGGGGGCGCTGGACACAGTGCTGGACTCCAATGCCAGGGTCACACCCTTCCGCATCCTCCTCCAGTTTCCCGGCTGCCAGATCAGCTGGGTAATCGCCAGTG GAGCTGCCATAGAGGAGGTGAACAAGCACTGGGACTGGCTGGTCCACAACCTGcttcactctctgtctgtgtttgagaaCAAGGAGGATGTTGCCAGCTTTGTCAAAGGAAAAGTCAAG GGCCTTATTGCAGAGGAGGTTCGGGGTCGCCAGGCCGCCCAGGAGGAGGAACCGGAGAAGTTCAGGGAGGCGCTGCTGAAGTTCGAGCTGCACTTTGGCCTCCCTTCGTCAGAGAAACTGGTGACGTACTACTCGTGCTGCTGCTGGAAGGGCCGGGTGCCTCGGCAGGGCTTCCTCTACCTCAGCATCAACCACATGGCCTTCTACTCCTTCCTGCTGGGGAAGGAAG TCAAGTTTGTGATTCCCTGGGCGGAGGTGACACGGTTGGAGCGGGTCTCCACCGGTCTGATGACAGAGGCTATCCGGGTCAacacacggcagcggcagaggGAATTTTCCATGTTCCTGAACCTGGACGAGGCATTCGGGGTCATAGGTCAGCTGGCTGACATTGCCCTCAGGCGGCTGCTGGACAGCGAAGGCCTGGAGCTGGACCGAGTCCTGCAGCAGCCCACACGCATCAGCAAGAG GATCCTAGAGGAGCAAGCATTAAGGGAGTACGTCCTGGCTCTGTTTCGGCTCCCTCGTGGTGAAAGACTCCATGAGGTGGCCTCCTGTTCGATATGGACACCACATGCACGCTGCCACACAGCCGGGACTCTCTACACCACTGACAGTTATCTGTGTTTCTCCAGCCGAGAGGAAGGCAGCTGCATCCTGCTCTTACCCCTCTCAGAG GTGCTGTCCATAGAAAAAGCGGAGAGCACCAGTCTGCTTCCCAACCCCGTCATAGTGAGTGTTCGGACTAAGAAGGCTTTCCAGCTGATCGAGCTGCAGGACAGAAACGAGCTGGTCGAGAGCCTGAACTGCAGACTCCGAGCTCTGCAGTGGAAACAGTCCATGTTCCGCAGCAGGAAAGACAGCAAGAGAAGTGTG AGCTCCCCGACACCCTATTATACCTTCTACTATGACACCGGGCTCCCCGATGAAGAAGAGATAGAGGAGCAGGTTCTGCGTAACACCGTCAACAGTGAGGCTCTGATGACAGCCTTCCACCAAAACCAACCAGGAACCAACAGCAACAAG AGCATGGAGCAGGAGAAGGAGCGGCTGTGGGAGGATCATTTCTCTGAGTTCGGTCGTGGCGTCCACATGTTCCGCACAGACAAGATCCAAAAACTTGTTGCCATGGGGATACCAGAGTCTCTGCGAGGGGAGCTGTGGATGACACTTTCTG ATGCGTCCTCGGAGCTGGAGTCCCATCAGGGCTATTACACCAGCCTGGTGCAGAAGTCGATGGGCCAGAGCAACCTGGCCACAGAGGAGATTGAGCGGGACCTGCACCGTTCTCTGCCGGACCATCCCGCCTTTCAAAACCCCACCGGCATCGCTGCACTGAGACGTGTCCTCACCGCTTATGCTCACCGCAACCCCAAGATCGGATACTGTCAG TCTATGAACATCCTGTCGTCGGTGCTGCTGCTCTAtgccaaagaagaagaagctttcTGGCTGCTGGTGGCTGTTTGTGAGAGGATGCTGCCTGACTACTTCAACCGCAGGGTCATAG GAGCTCAGGTGGACCAGTCAGTGTTTGAGGAGCTGATCAGGGAGCGTTTGCCAGAGCTGGCCGAACACGTTCCAGACCTCTCCGCCCTCTCCTCAGTCTCCCTCTCTTGGTTCCTCACCCTCTTCCTCAGCGTCCTGCCGTTCCACAGCGCCGTCTGCGTGGTCGACTGTTTCTTCTTCCATGGAATCAAAGCCATCTTCCAGTTGGGTTTGGCAGCGCTGGAGGCCAATGCTCCACAGCTCTCTTCCAGCACAGATGATGGACAGGCACTTATGATTCTCACAAG TTTTCTGGACCAGGTTGGAAGTGAAGAGTCGTCTTGTCTTCCGTCCTCGCCGCCTGCTGCAGAGGAGACTGATATTCCCGCTGTGGGACACACAAACATCACTGACCTCATCAACGAGTCGTACGAG AAATTCGGAGACCTGACGGTGAGGCAGATTGAGAGGCTTCGCTGTCGACACAGAATcctagtgctgcaggctcacgaAGACATCACCAAAGAAAACACT acctccatctcttccctctgtgtgtctgtccagTTGAGACTGGTGACTCAAGATGTCTCCATCTCTCCAGAGAACTTGGCTGATGTCTACGACCTGTTCAAG ACGGAGCACTTCATCAGTCTGTACTGGGGAGACAGtagctctgcagcagcagcggcggagGCGGCAGCATGGCGTTACGGTGACTCTGGTCACTCCTACATAGAGAGGCAGTACCGGCTGGACAGGCCCCAGTTCAAGAGCCTGTATGGGCTGCTGGCGCCGTGGCCCGGCAGCTCGAACCAGCACGCCGACACGATGGCCAACCGCACCTTCACCCTACTGGACCAGGACCGCGATAACCTGGTCACCTTTAGAGAGTTTGCCGGCTGGCTGG acACTTTGTACTGTGAAGAGCTGAATGAGAAAATAAGGCTGCTGTACCGTCTGCACATCCCACCAG ctcTCACAGAAAGTGAGGATGATCCCTCTCTGATAAGGAGCCCCCTGCTGTCCACAAACAGACCCCTCTATGTTAATCTgccctctg GTGTTGATGAAGTGCAAGATTACCAGGAGCAGCTGAAGCAGATGCTGCAGGATCTGGccaaagagaaggagaaagatgTGGAGAAGCCTCTGCCACTCATGAACCAG CGCGAGTTCATCCAGTTCTGTAAAACGCTCTACAGCATGTTCCACGGCTACCCAGAGGAGAACGACCTCTTCCAGGCCATCGCTACGGTAACAAGTCTTGTGCTGCAGATCGGCGAGGCTGGCCACTGTGGACACACCtcggggtcagaggtcaccagCCAAGAGGAGGCAAAAGGAGCGGGACAGGTGACTGCTGAAGATGCTGGGAGTTCGGCGGCAGAGAAAGAGTGGACAGTCAGCTACGCTCAGATCCTGGCCTCGCTGCTGACCGAACAGGCGCTGGTGAACTTCTTTGAGAAGCCGGTGGATCTGTCTGCAAAAATCTCAGAGGCCAGGGAGAAGCAGTATCACCAACGGGCAGGTTTGCTCACACTGCAGCAAGGGACCAGCTGA
- the LOC122885108 gene encoding TBC1 domain family member 8 isoform X2, whose protein sequence is MWLNPEEVLLKNALKLWVTERSNDFFLLQRRRGHGEQTGRFTGLLVGALDTVLDSNARVTPFRILLQFPGCQISWVIASGAAIEEVNKHWDWLVHNLLHSLSVFENKEDVASFVKGKVKGLIAEEVRGRQAAQEEEPEKFREALLKFELHFGLPSSEKLVTYYSCCCWKGRVPRQGFLYLSINHMAFYSFLLGKEVKFVIPWAEVTRLERVSTGLMTEAIRVNTRQRQREFSMFLNLDEAFGVIGQLADIALRRLLDSEGLELDRVLQQPTRISKRILEEQALREYVLALFRLPRGERLHEVASCSIWTPHARCHTAGTLYTTDSYLCFSSREEGSCILLLPLSEVLSIEKAESTSLLPNPVIVSVRTKKAFQLIELQDRNELVESLNCRLRALQWKQSMFRSRKDSKRSVSSPTPYYTFYYDTGLPDEEEIEEQVLRNTVNSEALMTAFHQNQPGTNSNKSMEQEKERLWEDHFSEFGRGVHMFRTDKIQKLVAMGIPESLRGELWMTLSDASSELESHQGYYTSLVQKSMGQSNLATEEIERDLHRSLPDHPAFQNPTGIAALRRVLTAYAHRNPKIGYCQSMNILSSVLLLYAKEEEAFWLLVAVCERMLPDYFNRRVIGAQVDQSVFEELIRERLPELAEHVPDLSALSSVSLSWFLTLFLSVLPFHSAVCVVDCFFFHGIKAIFQLGLAALEANAPQLSSSTDDGQALMILTSFLDQVGSEESSCLPSSPPAAEETDIPAVGHTNITDLINESYEKFGDLTVRQIERLRCRHRILVLQAHEDITKENTLRLVTQDVSISPENLADVYDLFKTEHFISLYWGDSSSAAAAAEAAAWRYGDSGHSYIERQYRLDRPQFKSLYGLLAPWPGSSNQHADTMANRTFTLLDQDRDNLVTFREFAGWLDTLYCEELNEKIRLLYRLHIPPALTESEDDPSLIRSPLLSTNRPLYVNLPSGVDEVQDYQEQLKQMLQDLAKEKEKDVEKPLPLMNQREFIQFCKTLYSMFHGYPEENDLFQAIATVTSLVLQIGEAGHCGHTSGSEVTSQEEAKGAGQVTAEDAGSSAAEKEWTVSYAQILASLLTEQALVNFFEKPVDLSAKISEAREKQYHQRAGLLTLQQGTS, encoded by the exons GTCTCCTAGTGGGGGCGCTGGACACAGTGCTGGACTCCAATGCCAGGGTCACACCCTTCCGCATCCTCCTCCAGTTTCCCGGCTGCCAGATCAGCTGGGTAATCGCCAGTG GAGCTGCCATAGAGGAGGTGAACAAGCACTGGGACTGGCTGGTCCACAACCTGcttcactctctgtctgtgtttgagaaCAAGGAGGATGTTGCCAGCTTTGTCAAAGGAAAAGTCAAG GGCCTTATTGCAGAGGAGGTTCGGGGTCGCCAGGCCGCCCAGGAGGAGGAACCGGAGAAGTTCAGGGAGGCGCTGCTGAAGTTCGAGCTGCACTTTGGCCTCCCTTCGTCAGAGAAACTGGTGACGTACTACTCGTGCTGCTGCTGGAAGGGCCGGGTGCCTCGGCAGGGCTTCCTCTACCTCAGCATCAACCACATGGCCTTCTACTCCTTCCTGCTGGGGAAGGAAG TCAAGTTTGTGATTCCCTGGGCGGAGGTGACACGGTTGGAGCGGGTCTCCACCGGTCTGATGACAGAGGCTATCCGGGTCAacacacggcagcggcagaggGAATTTTCCATGTTCCTGAACCTGGACGAGGCATTCGGGGTCATAGGTCAGCTGGCTGACATTGCCCTCAGGCGGCTGCTGGACAGCGAAGGCCTGGAGCTGGACCGAGTCCTGCAGCAGCCCACACGCATCAGCAAGAG GATCCTAGAGGAGCAAGCATTAAGGGAGTACGTCCTGGCTCTGTTTCGGCTCCCTCGTGGTGAAAGACTCCATGAGGTGGCCTCCTGTTCGATATGGACACCACATGCACGCTGCCACACAGCCGGGACTCTCTACACCACTGACAGTTATCTGTGTTTCTCCAGCCGAGAGGAAGGCAGCTGCATCCTGCTCTTACCCCTCTCAGAG GTGCTGTCCATAGAAAAAGCGGAGAGCACCAGTCTGCTTCCCAACCCCGTCATAGTGAGTGTTCGGACTAAGAAGGCTTTCCAGCTGATCGAGCTGCAGGACAGAAACGAGCTGGTCGAGAGCCTGAACTGCAGACTCCGAGCTCTGCAGTGGAAACAGTCCATGTTCCGCAGCAGGAAAGACAGCAAGAGAAGTGTG AGCTCCCCGACACCCTATTATACCTTCTACTATGACACCGGGCTCCCCGATGAAGAAGAGATAGAGGAGCAGGTTCTGCGTAACACCGTCAACAGTGAGGCTCTGATGACAGCCTTCCACCAAAACCAACCAGGAACCAACAGCAACAAG AGCATGGAGCAGGAGAAGGAGCGGCTGTGGGAGGATCATTTCTCTGAGTTCGGTCGTGGCGTCCACATGTTCCGCACAGACAAGATCCAAAAACTTGTTGCCATGGGGATACCAGAGTCTCTGCGAGGGGAGCTGTGGATGACACTTTCTG ATGCGTCCTCGGAGCTGGAGTCCCATCAGGGCTATTACACCAGCCTGGTGCAGAAGTCGATGGGCCAGAGCAACCTGGCCACAGAGGAGATTGAGCGGGACCTGCACCGTTCTCTGCCGGACCATCCCGCCTTTCAAAACCCCACCGGCATCGCTGCACTGAGACGTGTCCTCACCGCTTATGCTCACCGCAACCCCAAGATCGGATACTGTCAG TCTATGAACATCCTGTCGTCGGTGCTGCTGCTCTAtgccaaagaagaagaagctttcTGGCTGCTGGTGGCTGTTTGTGAGAGGATGCTGCCTGACTACTTCAACCGCAGGGTCATAG GAGCTCAGGTGGACCAGTCAGTGTTTGAGGAGCTGATCAGGGAGCGTTTGCCAGAGCTGGCCGAACACGTTCCAGACCTCTCCGCCCTCTCCTCAGTCTCCCTCTCTTGGTTCCTCACCCTCTTCCTCAGCGTCCTGCCGTTCCACAGCGCCGTCTGCGTGGTCGACTGTTTCTTCTTCCATGGAATCAAAGCCATCTTCCAGTTGGGTTTGGCAGCGCTGGAGGCCAATGCTCCACAGCTCTCTTCCAGCACAGATGATGGACAGGCACTTATGATTCTCACAAG TTTTCTGGACCAGGTTGGAAGTGAAGAGTCGTCTTGTCTTCCGTCCTCGCCGCCTGCTGCAGAGGAGACTGATATTCCCGCTGTGGGACACACAAACATCACTGACCTCATCAACGAGTCGTACGAG AAATTCGGAGACCTGACGGTGAGGCAGATTGAGAGGCTTCGCTGTCGACACAGAATcctagtgctgcaggctcacgaAGACATCACCAAAGAAAACACT TTGAGACTGGTGACTCAAGATGTCTCCATCTCTCCAGAGAACTTGGCTGATGTCTACGACCTGTTCAAG ACGGAGCACTTCATCAGTCTGTACTGGGGAGACAGtagctctgcagcagcagcggcggagGCGGCAGCATGGCGTTACGGTGACTCTGGTCACTCCTACATAGAGAGGCAGTACCGGCTGGACAGGCCCCAGTTCAAGAGCCTGTATGGGCTGCTGGCGCCGTGGCCCGGCAGCTCGAACCAGCACGCCGACACGATGGCCAACCGCACCTTCACCCTACTGGACCAGGACCGCGATAACCTGGTCACCTTTAGAGAGTTTGCCGGCTGGCTGG acACTTTGTACTGTGAAGAGCTGAATGAGAAAATAAGGCTGCTGTACCGTCTGCACATCCCACCAG ctcTCACAGAAAGTGAGGATGATCCCTCTCTGATAAGGAGCCCCCTGCTGTCCACAAACAGACCCCTCTATGTTAATCTgccctctg GTGTTGATGAAGTGCAAGATTACCAGGAGCAGCTGAAGCAGATGCTGCAGGATCTGGccaaagagaaggagaaagatgTGGAGAAGCCTCTGCCACTCATGAACCAG CGCGAGTTCATCCAGTTCTGTAAAACGCTCTACAGCATGTTCCACGGCTACCCAGAGGAGAACGACCTCTTCCAGGCCATCGCTACGGTAACAAGTCTTGTGCTGCAGATCGGCGAGGCTGGCCACTGTGGACACACCtcggggtcagaggtcaccagCCAAGAGGAGGCAAAAGGAGCGGGACAGGTGACTGCTGAAGATGCTGGGAGTTCGGCGGCAGAGAAAGAGTGGACAGTCAGCTACGCTCAGATCCTGGCCTCGCTGCTGACCGAACAGGCGCTGGTGAACTTCTTTGAGAAGCCGGTGGATCTGTCTGCAAAAATCTCAGAGGCCAGGGAGAAGCAGTATCACCAACGGGCAGGTTTGCTCACACTGCAGCAAGGGACCAGCTGA